The Plectropomus leopardus isolate mb unplaced genomic scaffold, YSFRI_Pleo_2.0 unplaced_scaffold27232, whole genome shotgun sequence genomic interval CCATCACCgccctttctctctctaacATCGCCCGCTCTCTTTCCAGCGAGGCTCGGTCTCGGTCCAGAGCGGCAACCTCTCGATCCAGCaccactctctccctctgtatCACCAGCCGCTCCCTCTCCATCACCtgtttctccctctccatcACCTGTCTTTCGCTGTCAGTCATCCTCCCGTGCTCCTTCTCAAGAACGGTGCGGCCTATTTCCTGGCCTTCCTCCTCGTCCTCATCTTCATTCAGGGAAATCTCAACTTCCGGCCCACCTGCTAACGAAGGCCCAGGGCAGTTTATCTCCATGGACACCTTCCTCCTCTTGGGCTGGGAGATGGATGAGATATCGCCGTTGTTGGGGATGGCCTTAAGGATGGGGG includes:
- the LOC121937713 gene encoding uncharacterized protein LOC121937713, which translates into the protein MDFEDHAYTSTTYDKVSPVEFTYKMSASEIEEFVKLRVSNNYLFSGKRNTSMCAWRAILKHMGLQHKMTHIQASKKWENMKKRYKDLKNPPDGMKVFPDVWPYFNLMDDAMAGRLEGNAPILKAIPNNGDISSISQPKRRKVSMEINCPGPSLAGGPEVEISLNEDEDEEEGQEIGRTVLEKEHGRMTDSERQVMEREKQVMERERLVIQRERVVLDREVAALDRDRASLERERAMLERERA